One Actinomycetospora corticicola genomic window, CGGCGGCGGCCCGGTCGGGCTCCTGACGGCGGCCGAGCTCGCCCTGGCGGGGGTCGACGTCGCCGTCCTCGAACGGCGCACCGAGCCGGACCGGACGATCAAGGCGGGCTCCGTCGTCGCCACCGCGGTGCACGCAATGGACCGCCGCGGCCTGCTCGAGCGGGGACTGGAGGTCCAGCAGCGGTTCCTCGCCGGCCTCCTGCGCCCGACGACGGGCCGCGGACCGAGGTTCGCGGGGCACCTCGCCGGGATCCCGCTGCGGCTCGACCTCATGGACCTCCCCGACGCCGGACACGGCCCGGTCCCGATGCTCCTCGCGATCCCGCAGCACGAGCTCGAGGCGATCCTGCTCGACCACGCGACCGCCCTCGGCGTGCCGATCCACCGCGGGCTCACGACGACGGACGTGGTCGAGTCGGCCTCGGGCGTCACCGTCGCGACCGACCGCGGGGAGTGGACGGCCTCCTGGGTGGTGGGCGCGGACGGCGGGCGCAGCGTCGTCCGCCGCGCGGTCGGGGTCGGGTTCCCGGGCACCGACCCGGAGATCACCGGCCGCCAGGCCCTCGTCGACCTCGCCGACGCCGACGGCCTGGAGTTCGGCTGGCAGCACGGCCCGCACGGGGTGTGGTGCGTCGGCCCGCAGCCCGGACGCATCCTCACCGTGGAGTTCGACGGCCCGCCCGCCGACCGGGACGCGCCCGTCACGGCCGAGGAGCTGGAGAAGTCGCTGCAGCACGTGTCGGGCACGCAGGTGCGGGTCACCGCCGTCCACAGTGCGACCCGGTGGACCGACAACACCCGGCAGGTCGACGCCTACCGGCACGGCCGGGTGCTCCTCGCCGGGGACGCCGCGCACGTGCACCCGCCGTTCGGTGGCCAGGGGCTCGGGCTGGGCCTGTCCGACGCGATGAACCTGGGCTGGAAACTCGCCGCCGTCGTCCGCGGGCAGGACCCGGAGTCGCTGCTCGACACCTACGACGCCGAGCGCCGTCCGGCGGCCGCCGCGGTCCTCGACCTGACCCGGGCGCAGGTCGCCCTGATGCGGCCCGACCCGAAGACGATCGCGCTGCGTCGGTTCGTGGGTGACGCGCTGGCCACCCGTCCCGGGGCGACCGCCGCGGCCCGCCTGCTCGCCGGCCCCGAGGTGCACGCCCCGATCGCGCAGCCGGGCGACGACCCGCTCGTCGGCCGGCTGGCGCCCGAGACGGTGCTCGACGACGGCCGTCGGCTCGCCGAGGTCGCGCGGGACGGCCGGTGGACGCGCGTGGTGACCGCGGAGGGCCCGGCGTCGGACGAGCGCACCACGGTCGTCCGCGGTCCGCGGGCGATGCTGGTCCGCCCGGACGGGGTGTGCGCTGCGCGCAGGTGAGCAGAAAGTGGGGCTATGACCCCACTGAGTGCTCACCTGCGCGCAGCGCATAGTCCGGGGGCTCGCCGGTCCCGGGGGCGCTCGGGAGGCCGGCCTCCTGCCAGGCCCGGAAGCCGCCGACGACGTCGGTCGCGCGGTGGATGCCGAGGTCCTGCAGCGCCGCCGCCGCCAGGGAGGACGTGTAGCCCTCCGAGCACAGGACGACCCAGGCGACGTCGTGGTCGGTGGCCTCGGGGATCCGGGCCTCCGACGTCGGGTCGAGGCGCCACTCGAGGTGGTTGCGCTCGATGACGACGGCGCCGGGCACCTCGCCCTCCGCGACCCGTTGCCAGCCCGGGCGGATGTCGACGAGCTTCCCGCCCTCGGCCACCACGCGGGCGGCCTCGGCCGCCTCCAGACGGTTCAGCCGGGCGCGGGCGGCCGCGAGGACGTCGGCGATCGTGGTC contains:
- a CDS encoding FAD-dependent oxidoreductase — its product is MTTTHEVLVVGGGPVGLLTAAELALAGVDVAVLERRTEPDRTIKAGSVVATAVHAMDRRGLLERGLEVQQRFLAGLLRPTTGRGPRFAGHLAGIPLRLDLMDLPDAGHGPVPMLLAIPQHELEAILLDHATALGVPIHRGLTTTDVVESASGVTVATDRGEWTASWVVGADGGRSVVRRAVGVGFPGTDPEITGRQALVDLADADGLEFGWQHGPHGVWCVGPQPGRILTVEFDGPPADRDAPVTAEELEKSLQHVSGTQVRVTAVHSATRWTDNTRQVDAYRHGRVLLAGDAAHVHPPFGGQGLGLGLSDAMNLGWKLAAVVRGQDPESLLDTYDAERRPAAAAVLDLTRAQVALMRPDPKTIALRRFVGDALATRPGATAAARLLAGPEVHAPIAQPGDDPLVGRLAPETVLDDGRRLAEVARDGRWTRVVTAEGPASDERTTVVRGPRAMLVRPDGVCAARR
- a CDS encoding rhodanese-like domain-containing protein; this encodes MTTIADVLAAARARLNRLEAAEAARVVAEGGKLVDIRPGWQRVAEGEVPGAVVIERNHLEWRLDPTSEARIPEATDHDVAWVVLCSEGYTSSLAAAALQDLGIHRATDVVGGFRAWQEAGLPSAPGTGEPPDYALRAGEHSVGS